One Drechmeria coniospora strain ARSEF 6962 chromosome 01, whole genome shotgun sequence genomic region harbors:
- a CDS encoding CBP3-like protein, translated as MNTCEGCRLQARVLIRAATRRPGLARIAATIKTVTKVASQPSTRSTMPSARSFSSTERRRILGMGKLAESYRVLGTSERLYKACSKSADYKISDEQRKNDEVERLEDGEELGTPVDGDNVWHNGHASSAAFKLQPSFSTWSHVTMLHLYLVNARVRMLDADTYRNWQQQLIDHFFFECEKKMHLDHGITSSALRQRYLKDIFIQWRGLLLAYDEGLIKGDAILASAIWRNLFKGSPDADPRALLAIVGWMRASLAALEVTSDATFPQRVVDILARPVDVFWTRLEGPLGAGPTTAEPVAEPVAETQGTNTAQRPAAAI; from the exons ATGAACACCTGCGAGGGTTGCAGGCTGCAGGCCCGGGTCCTTATCCGGGCCGCCACTCGTCGCCCCGGGCTGGCGAGAATAGCGGCCACGATCAAGACGGTGACGAAGGTGGCCagccagccgtcgacgagaagcacaatgccgtcggcgcggtCGTTCAGCAGCACGGAACGTCGCAGAATTCTCGGCATGGGAAAGCTTGCCGAGTCGTACCGCGTGTTGGGCACGTCGGAGCGGCTGTACAAGGCCTGCTCCAAATCAGCCGACTACAAAATATCGGACGAGCAACGAAAGAatgacgaggtcgagcggttggaggacggcgaggagctggGCACCCCCGTGGACGGAGATAATGTTTGGCACAACG GGCACGCCTCGTCCGCAGCTTTCAAGCTTCAGCCCAGCTTCAGCACCTGGTCGCACGTGACGATGCTTCATCTCTACCTCGTCAACGCGCGCGTGCGcatgctcgacgccgacacgTACCGCAACTGGCAGCAGCAACTCATCGATCACTTCTTCTTCGAGTGCGAGAAGAAAATGCATCTCGACCACGGCATCACGTCGAGCGCGCTGCGCCAACGGTACCTCAAGGATATCTTCATCCAATGGCgcggcctgctgctcgcctACGACGAGGGTCTCATCAAGggcgacgccatcctcgcgAGCGCCATCTGGCGGAACCTCTTCAAGGGCAGCCCCGACGCGGACCCGCGTGCCCTGCTGGCCATTGTCGGCTGGATGCGGGCCAGCCTGGCGGCGCTCGAGGTCACCTCGGACGCCACCTTTCCCCAGAGGGTTGTTGATATCCTCGCGAGGCCGGTGGATGTATTCTGGACGCGGCTGGAGGGGCCGCTGGGGgccgggccgacgacggcggagccgGTCGCGGAACCGGTGGCGGAGACGCAGGGGACCAACACGGCACAGCGACCAGCCGCTGCGATATGA